The Tripterygium wilfordii isolate XIE 37 chromosome 5, ASM1340144v1, whole genome shotgun sequence DNA segment CAAAGATTACGTACCGTAACTGTCATATTATAATATTACCTCTATGCATTGAACTTAGCTCctccttttgtttcttcttctctcatTTTCCACCACATCACACCATAAGTACTTCTGTGTTGCCACCTCTATCTCCAACCACTAACTTCCCATTCTTCCCTACCAATCTAGCTAACAATGGTTTTGACATGGACTTCCATAGCCATTGTCGCACTTGCTTTTTTCCTCCAGCTTTTATTGAGGAAGATGAGAAGTACCCAACACAAAAAACTACCTCCTGGTCCTAAAGGGTTGCCAATTCTTGGTTGCCTACACATGCTAGGCAAGTTTCCACACAAATCAATGCACCAATTGTCAAAAAAATATGGACCCATTATGTATATGAAGTTGGGTTTGATACCAACAGTTGTTGTCTCTTCACCACAAGCAGCTGAATTGTTCCTTAAGACACATGACCTTGTCTTTGCAAGTAGGCCTTCACTTGAAGCTGCAAAGTACATCTCTTATGAGCAAACCAATCTATCTTTTGCTCCTTATGGTTCTTACTGGCGAAACATGCGTAAAATGTGCACTCTAGAGTTACTTAGCAACCTCAAACTCAATGCCTTCAAGTCCATGAGATGGGAAGAGATCAAGCAATTCGTCGAGCACGTTAAGGGCGCGGCCAAAGAAGGCGTTGTGGTTGATGTTAGTGCTAAAGTCTCGACGCTTAGCGCTGACATGACTTGTAGGATGGTTTTTGGTAAGAAATACATGGACAAAGATCTTGATGAGAGAGGGTTTAAGGCTGTGATTCAAGAAGGGATGCAATTAAGTGCTACTCCTAATGTCAGTGATTACATTCCTCAGATTGCTTCGCTTGATCTTCAGGGGCTGAGGAAGCAAATGAAGGCTGTTAGTAAGgtgtttgataatttctttgaGAAGATCATTGATGAGCATATTCAGCATAGAGATGAAGATAAAGTGAAAGACTTTGTTGATGTCATGTTGGGGATTGTTGGATCCAAAGAAACAGAGTATTCTATTGATAGCAACAACATTAAGGCTGTAATCTTGGTAAGTTTTAAGTatctattttgtttgttttattagcgttttttttttccaactgtGGAGTTAGCTTAGAGTTGAAGTGTGTTTTTATAGGTGGTAGATTAAGCTTCCTCGAGCGGGCACTCGAGGAAGGCCTGGGCTGATTGCCCTTGGAAACCATGAGCTTGACTTGTTTTAAGTCTCCAGTAATCAATATTTTATTAGGTTTTGAGTTGAAATCCAAAAcgaattagggttttctttctcttgtGTTTTCAGGTAGCCTAGAAGGGTTTGAGATGTGAGAGTGCGCGAGTCCAAAGAAAGGGATTTGATGTTTAGTTCTTTAGTTCAAAAACTCATATCTTTTGTAAATATTCTTCATAGTAGTAGAATTCTTCGTTGTTCTTCCTTCGTCCGAGGACGTATGCAAGCTGTGCGAACCTTGTTAAATCTTGtgttttattctctcttttattaCCGCAAATTATCTATATTCGAATTTTTTCGTTAAATTCACAACACCAACAAATAATTGTTCGGATGCATATGTGATTAGAGTCTCATGTCCTGCATTGTTTTGGCAGGACATGCTTGCAGGAGGAATGGACACATCTGCGACGGCCGTTGAGTGGGCAATGTCAGAACTTATAAGGCACCCAAGAGCAATGAAGAAACTACAAAAGGAGTTGAAAGAAGTGGTGGGGATGAACAGAATGGTTGAAGAATCAGATTTGGAGAAATTGGACTACTTAGACATGGTGGTGAAGGAATCAATGAGGCTCCGTCCAGTGGCACCCTTACTCCTACCTCATGAGTCCATTGAGGATTGCATTGTCAATGGCTTCCACATACCCCGAAAATCGCGCATCATTATCAATGTATGGTCTATTGGGCGAGATCCGAGTGCGTGGACAGATGCAGAGAAGTTCATTCCTGAGAGATTTGAAGGAAGTAATGTAGATCTTCGCGGGCATGACTTCAAGCTTCTTCCATTTGGTTCCGGACGTAGAGGATGCCCTGGACTGCAATTGGGTTTGACCATGGTCCGGTTAATGCTAGCACAGATGGTGCATTGCTTTGATTGGGAGCTTCCAGATAATATGTTGGCTACTGAATTGGACATGACTGAAGAGTTTGCTCTGGTAACTCCTAGGGCTAAGCATCTAATGGCGATCCCCACTTATCGACTTCACCATTGAGATGATAGTGTTTATCTGTCTAAATCTCGGATTGCGCTCATATGCAATTCCCAGGTTGTTGTAGCATCTGACTTTGTGGTTTATAGAATAAATTTGAATTGTGGGTTATGGCATTAAATGTGTTAATACACTTCATATGTAATAATTAATGTTTATGTGACAAGTTTGAATTGTTCGGTGCTGAAATTGAATACTCTCTCGCTTAAGTTACTAGTTACTATATGCACATTCGGCTAGAGTTTTAACCTTTATATACCAACTGTCTAGGTACATTCGGCTTGATCGGTACGCTACGCTCCCCTCTCACACAACTTCCCCTTTCCTAGAGCTTTTAGGTAGTAAATAATACTTCTAATATGAgtgggttaataccacttttgcacaTTGAAAGatcaagttgaaacaattttatcattgggtgaccaaattgaaacattttaaacaacggtgtacaaattgaaacattgattATCTTTCGATctgcaaaagtggtattaaccctaATATGAAGCCATTATTTAATGGCTACGGGTGACATGCATTGAAGAATTAGATCGATGTGCATGAATATGGTGGGGGTCTCAACACAATAAATTGCCGCAAAGACGTGTGTGTTTTGCCTGTTTGAAGAAATGCATGAAGATATGGTTGTTATTCTCATGCTGCAAGTGAAACTGATCACTAATTACTCAATAATCTCCGTGTTCTTTCTGTGCTGATATCTTCCTTCCCAAGTGTACTGCAACAAGAAGTTCAACCAGAGCTCTGACAACTCTTAAGCGGTAATTGTTAGTAAAGCCTTCCAAAAGAAGGGTTATAATAAGTCATGGACTTCAATTCCCCTTACCAGTCTCATTTGGAGAGCCTTGTTCGAGTAGAAAACAGATCCGTTTGatagagcggttgtgttgatttgcAATGCTAGttgttaagctgtgaaaaaaaacccTGAGTTTAAAGCTATTAATTAAGTTGTGAGAAAGATGTTAACTGTTGTTAGTAGTTATGTTgtgtaaaattaattttgtttgtattttttaattttcatgattttatttcaatataaatattaattattataattataaatgaataaataaatataatttactaaatatattaatttataagtataatttattaagcaaaaattataattactttagtttaatatttaaataagtttgtaatttaatatatactacatatataaataaaagaaaatgtcaatatattattataatattacacttatatgaaatttatttaattataaatatttataatttttatattaataaaaaatatttattaataaaagaatgaaaaatattaaaaaaaatttgttgaataaaattattgttaattaattataagaTGTTGTCAAAATCCTGATTTTGATTGTACGATCTTAGGTAATCAAATCGATTCGAATTGATGTAAGATCCTAAAATTAATAAGACATACCGATCTTTTTTATTACCTATAgactatagtatattatatcatgttaattatttatttagaaataagtaattatattattttacatttattttttaaatcttaTAAAAGCTTACGATTTTATGATTCGATTTTGCAAGCTTTCCATCGATCTTCTGTAAGATcctgattttgacaaccttaaTTTAATATGTAAGTGGAATCcaagttttcttttaaaaaaaattaaaattttgttaAACAGTGCAATCATTATGTGGGACCcacgtattttttttttaaaacaagttACTTCTTATAGACAAGTGTTCGAAGTGGTATTGAGGACGGAAATGGTGTTGGTGACAGCAAAATGGATTGCACAGAGGTAATTCTGGGTAGATTGCAAAATGGTGTTCGAAGTTGAGATTGTTGTTGAAGTCTACCAAACTACCAGGGTTAATTCTGGGTAGAATGCCTATGGCAAAACATTCATATCTCAAAAGGAAAcataaattctaaatttatTTCAATACAAAAGCCTTTGAACTAAATGGAAGAGAAAATAAACTTCAAAGGAACTCTTTTTAAGGATAAGAGGATAAGAAACCTCAATGGTTATCTCCTCCAACCAATACCCTCCTCGGCTGTGAGAGGAGCAAGGAGGAAGatgaacttctttttttttttccacactgCATGcgtcttttttaaaaaaaaaataaataaataaataacacgTGTAATGACAAGTGGTGACGTTGTCGGAGAAATATGCCAAATAAGCTTTTCCCGACAATGAAAATGCCAGAATTGTGGACCTGGACAGAAACATATTGTTTTTTGAAACATTGAGGACACAATCGacaaattttaaacttaaagGATATAAATGAGAAAACGGAGTAACTTCAAGGACATAAAATATCATTTaggcaaaaaataataaaaacttaGAAATTGTGTCCACTTGTTTCAAATCATCTTAGTTGTCTTTGTTTTTCATGTCATTATGCCTTAATCATAGATCcttatgactgaatttgttagggatccCTAATACTAACGAGTTGAAATCCCTAACAAATACATCCATAATCGTCCATAAATGATGTTGCCTTCCAGCTAGAGAGCATGAGATGgatattttaaaatttgaaatacaTCTCAGCAAAATTGAAAACTAATAAGGACAATCGTAGAGAAATCCATTAACACAAGAAGaatgctaaattttttttttactttttttaatcgATATTCAAacgttttatctctcaaaatacatgttaaatttagaaaaaaaattcatattctgATTCAGCATATAAAATTTTTTCCAGCAAAACCCATGATTAATATGTTTTGGTAGGCtgttcttaattacattatttttaaaatagtgTATATAAATCTGCAACacttaaaacaatattttattacattgtGACAAATGTAATAACCTCCTAATTACATTGTTCTCATCACATATTGAAAACAATATAAATACattttttatgtaattatttgtataacatgataaatctctttgtttatttttaaaaatattgaatTATTTGTATAACATgagaaattatattattttattacatttttttttatcaatagacatttattacattgttttcagactcttattgtattattttattatacCAACGCATGCTCTTATTACATTGGTTAGAGTTGCTAGATCTGACCGCTATTTGTCATTTAATTATGGTTTTCTGAGCAAAATAATCGTTGTAGTTGCATCATCGTACTCCATGTTCGGGGTGAGACAATAGTGATTTTTAATGAATAATAGGAAGGAAAAGTAAGAGTCCTACAAAGTTCTACACTAGATCCAACCACTGACCCTACAAAAGAGCTACCAGATCTATAAAGAAATGCAACCAGAGTCGCCAAACTTACAAAGAAACCCAACCGGAACCACCAAATCTGGAAAGAAACCCAACATGAGTCGTGGCCGGAGTTGGCCGGAttggaagagagaaaaatagagtGAAAGAAGAGGGGAGGAGAAGAggatagagagagaagagagaaaaggaggggagggggagagacaGAAATGGATGCCAGCCAACAACATACAAGAGAGAGTGATGGAAAGAGAGATAAGAGAGTCAATGAGAGAAACcaaatttcaaaaatgaaaatagtGCAGCTGAAAGGTTTCAGACTTATCATGGTGTACATCTCACGTGGCATTCCACGTCAGTTATGGCTGGGCTGGTTATGGATGAAATTGTTAGGAATATAAAGAGTTTCCGAGTTGAAAAACTCTACGCCCTTTCTCCGGGAAACCTGCTTGCGTACATCCTCAAAGCTTGTATTGCATAATAAAGAATGCACAAAAGCAACAGGAGGATGACATTatatgaacaaaaacaaaagaatcataTCAATTACAAACTCAGCCTGCATATAGAATAAAATTCAATTTTGCAAAGCAAACAAGTTGACAAAGGCAGTAGTAGAATAAACATAATCCAATATCAAGAACCTTGTTTTTCTGAAGAATCCAACATGACCCTTGTAAGCTTGCAGCAACTCCTCCAGTCTCCACATGATCTCTAAACTTGTATACATACTTCTCCAAGGATATCACCTTCACCAGTAAGTGAGATTTTATGCCATGAAATCTCACTTGCATAGAATCCAAGGATTAAGCTTGTCACAACCTTTTAGTCAAAAATATACATTGAGAACAGAAAGAATCGCTCAATACTTTTGGATTTAACATCAATCAAAACactatcaaatttaaaaaaaatggattgCTTGTCACTTTACAAGAGGAATTTCCAAGAAAGGATGTGAGAGTCAGCCAGAAATCAAAGGCTGTAAACCAAttgagtggaaaaaaaaaataatggagaaAAAAACTTGACATTTGTGTCGAGGAACAACAAATATCGATTCCAAGACGCATCTACAAAATTTTAAACAGATATTGAACATAGATCCTTGAAAACTTCTCCCATGTTAGGCCTCTCATTTACAGGGAGGATGCATCTAAGTGATATGGCAAGCAAGTCATCCATAGGTTTCAAGTGTTCTTCTCCACCTGCAATGTCTCGGTCAATACAATCCATTCCTCGACCTTCTTGATTACACAACCAGACCCAATCAGTAAGATCAACAGTCCCTGATTGACCTGATATTATGTCACCAGCACTTCTTCTGGTCAACAACTCCATCATGATCACTCCAAATGCATAAACATCAGCTTTAGATGAAGGGAATGGTTTAGATGCAGTAGCAAGTTCAGGGGCACGGTATCCTAGTGCTCCTAGATTTAGTATCTGCTCAGCAATGCCAGCTGGTGTCATCAGCCGATGGAGACAATAATCGGTTAGGTGAGCACTATAATCAGGAAGTGCTAAAAGTATGTTTGTAGGTTTGAGATTTCCATGAGGCAAGCCTCGGTCATGGAGGTACAGCAAACACCGTGCAACATCCACAGCAACCTTTACCCTTTGGCTGAAAGAAAGTCGGGGGTGTCTCCGAGGGGTAGACTCTGTAACATTTATGTTGGTGAATATATAAGACTAAAAGAAAAGCTAATTGcaaattaaaagtaaaaaaccTGCCCCGAATCCAATTGTACAAATTACatgtaaatcaagattcatAGGGTATAGCAATATGAACCAAAACTACATGTCCCCGGAAGCTTTTGAAGGGCTTTTGCCTAAGAAATCAACACAACAAGAAGCATTTGAAGGGCCGAACACTAAAGAAGCATATGTGGCAGCAAGAAAGATAGTAGATATGCAATATCTGGATGCAAACAATTATCTTGAATCCCTTTAATCTAAAAATATCAAATCTATCAACAAGGCATAAACTCTGTAAGGTGTCTGGAACTTGATACCATCCAAAGGTACATTGATCTAAGAATGGAAACATTTATTTCCACAGTTAACTAACAACAGTAATCTTAAGAACCCAGGTATTGTGCCTAAATCACATCCCCAGGAATGTTTTGGCTTGTTATAAACTTTCCCCAATTTCTATTTAATCTGATCTAAGGACAACCAGTGAGGAAGTAAAAAAGTTCAAATTTTGtcccaaaaaattaaaatagtcTTTTAATAGAAAATATTTGGATACGTCATACAATGTAGTTTGAAGAAATGGGAAGAAAGTAAGAAAACAAATCCAGCAGTCATTAAACTGAGCATGCACCAGCCTTGAATAAAACTGTCACCAAGCTCAACATGACCAAAGAAAAAATGCTACAAATAATAACAGTCAAAACTGTAAGTGTAAgaccaaaaatatattttgccaTAACAAATGTGGAAAATTTAGATTATCGACAAgtccaaaaaaaatatgaacataGCTCTAAAAATATTGGCAAGGAACAAAAAAGTTGTAGCAAAATAAATGGAGCAAAGTCAAACAAGAACTGTCAAGAAATTTCAAAGGTTCTTACCATAGAGATGCAAAGTCAAGCTATCTCCCTCGATGTAATCTGATAGAAGgagtctctcttgttccttagGGCCCCAATAATATGCTCGCAATGGAACAATGTTTGGATGCCTGGCAGAGCCAATCTTTTTAACCTCTTTAGCaaattctttcttatttttgacTAGTCCTACCCGCAACCACTTTACAGTCAACATATGTCCACCATCTAATGTAGCTTTGTATAAGGTTCCATGGTTGCTTCTGCCCAGAACTTCTGCTGGAGCTCGTGATAACTCTTCGGCAGTAAAAGCTAGAGAAGCATTGACAAAAAACAGTTCGCCTGCTAACCGATCTGGTGAGTACACATCCAACATGGCAGGTTGATCACTTGGCTCAATCAAATggggtgatgatgatgatggggagCTGGGGGAGGATTTCTTGTCAGATGTTATGGGATGGCTATCTAGCACACCAGGATTCAAGGATCCAGCACCAGCTCCTCCCCCAGGTAAAACAGTCCCAACAATTTCAGGTGAAAACTCTGCCTGCCCAGATAATGATCTTGAATTTGAAGTTAGCAAGTGATCATTTGAAAAACTCTTTGAAGTTGGTCGTGAAAATCTCCCTACCTTAGCCTCAGTCCCAGTTTGGCCACCAAATACACTTCTTCCATGAAATTCTGTAATTTGTGCCCGGTGATAGGCCAGTAATACAAAAACAATCATCATAGCAGCTCCAACAGATGCAACAATAATAGCTACTCTGATATTACCGCTTTTATTATGATGTTTTTCTCTCATGGGAATATCATCTGAAGATGTATTTGTTGAGTCCCTACCACCAGGGTAGTTTAATGAAGGATTACCCGGATGAAATGAAGATTCAGGAAACCTTCTTAAGTCTTCTGGAACAGATCCAGATAACTCATTGTTGGAGACATTAAATTTTCTTAGATGAGACGGAAGCTTAGCAGGTATTTCACCCTTGAACTGATTGCCTGATAAGTCAAGCAGCTCCAAGTAACCTAATTTGCTCAATTCACTAGGTAATTGTCCAGATAAGTTGTTATTCGCAAGATTCAGCAATTTGAGCTTCCCCATATTACCTATGTCTGAAGGCAATACACCTGTCAAGGAATTACCAGAGAGATCGAGAGACTCCATCAGAGGATAAGGAGGTAGAACTAATAATGTAGTTGCATGAGAGCCTTGAAGAGGAATTGGCCCTGTGAAGTGGTTTCCAGAGAGATTCAGGTATATAATCATTGAAGAAAATAAACTACCAGGAATAGACCCACTAAGATTATTCAAACTGAGGTCAACCACAGACAATTTGGCAGAGGTCCTTAGCTGAGAAGGCAAGGCACCTACAAGAGAATTATTCCTAAGATTGA contains these protein-coding regions:
- the LOC119998451 gene encoding cytochrome P450 71AU50-like, giving the protein MVLTWTSIAIVALAFFLQLLLRKMRSTQHKKLPPGPKGLPILGCLHMLGKFPHKSMHQLSKKYGPIMYMKLGLIPTVVVSSPQAAELFLKTHDLVFASRPSLEAAKYISYEQTNLSFAPYGSYWRNMRKMCTLELLSNLKLNAFKSMRWEEIKQFVEHVKGAAKEGVVVDVSAKVSTLSADMTCRMVFGKKYMDKDLDERGFKAVIQEGMQLSATPNVSDYIPQIASLDLQGLRKQMKAVSKVFDNFFEKIIDEHIQHRDEDKVKDFVDVMLGIVGSKETEYSIDSNNIKAVILDMLAGGMDTSATAVEWAMSELIRHPRAMKKLQKELKEVVGMNRMVEESDLEKLDYLDMVVKESMRLRPVAPLLLPHESIEDCIVNGFHIPRKSRIIINVWSIGRDPSAWTDAEKFIPERFEGSNVDLRGHDFKLLPFGSGRRGCPGLQLGLTMVRLMLAQMVHCFDWELPDNMLATELDMTEEFALVTPRAKHLMAIPTYRLHH
- the LOC119998756 gene encoding probable inactive receptor kinase At5g10020, with amino-acid sequence MTVTPTPTLFFFFFLFLFFSVSFASDSELHALRQFMRGIDLDPLNKVLGSWTNSAVCQGFYGVTCDSQSGSVIGISLEGIDLSGDLKFSTLLGLKSLQNLSLARNNLTGRLVPTLGSMSSLQRIDLSDNEFYGPIPEKISSLWNLNYLNLSKNGFSGWFPDGFGNLQQLRVLDLHSNQFQGDIGEVFAELRNVEHVDLSYNQFYGGLGVEAEKVSSLANTVQFVNLSHNKLKGGFLKSEVINLFRNLKVLDLGDNQIGGELPSFASLTNLRVLKLANNQFYGPVPEELLESSTQLQELDLSVNGFNGSIPGVNSTTLNFLNLSSNGLSGSLPTVLKSCLEVDLSRNMFSDDISVVLNWERNLEVLDLSSNRLSGNFPDMSLQFEGLNVLNLRNNSLVGALPSQLRTSAKLSVVDLSLNNLSGSIPGSLFSSMIIYLNLSGNHFTGPIPLQGSHATTLLVLPPYPLMESLDLSGNSLTGVLPSDIGNMGKLKLLNLANNNLSGQLPSELSKLGYLELLDLSGNQFKGEIPAKLPSHLRKFNVSNNELSGSVPEDLRRFPESSFHPGNPSLNYPGGRDSTNTSSDDIPMREKHHNKSGNIRVAIIVASVGAAMMIVFVLLAYHRAQITEFHGRSVFGGQTGTEAKVGRFSRPTSKSFSNDHLLTSNSRSLSGQAEFSPEIVGTVLPGGGAGAGSLNPGVLDSHPITSDKKSSPSSPSSSSPHLIEPSDQPAMLDVYSPDRLAGELFFVNASLAFTAEELSRAPAEVLGRSNHGTLYKATLDGGHMLTVKWLRVGLVKNKKEFAKEVKKIGSARHPNIVPLRAYYWGPKEQERLLLSDYIEGDSLTLHLYESTPRRHPRLSFSQRVKVAVDVARCLLYLHDRGLPHGNLKPTNILLALPDYSAHLTDYCLHRLMTPAGIAEQILNLGALGYRAPELATASKPFPSSKADVYAFGVIMMELLTRRSAGDIISGQSGTVDLTDWVWLCNQEGRGMDCIDRDIAGGEEHLKPMDDLLAISLRCILPVNERPNMGEVFKDLCSISV